In one Actinomyces trachealis genomic region, the following are encoded:
- a CDS encoding electron transfer flavoprotein subunit beta/FixA family protein, which translates to MKIVVAVKHVPDVQSERRLEDGVLVRGEEDVLNELDENAVEAAVCLAEELDGAVVALTMGPEAAEDGLRRALQMGADSGVLITDDALAGADVPTTASVLAAAIERIGGVDLVVTGMSALDSMTSLLPAALAAALHLPALTLANRLELADGEVTITRTLGTVTETLAAPLPALVSVTDQANEPRYPNFAAMRAAKKKPVEQWNLAELGLSELAPAVAVVEAQARPARKTGTIVTDSGQAGAQLAAWLIENQLV; encoded by the coding sequence ATGAAGATCGTCGTAGCAGTCAAGCACGTGCCTGATGTGCAGTCCGAACGTCGCCTTGAGGACGGGGTGCTGGTCCGCGGCGAGGAAGATGTCCTCAATGAGCTTGATGAGAACGCCGTAGAGGCTGCCGTCTGCCTGGCGGAGGAACTGGATGGTGCGGTCGTGGCCCTCACTATGGGCCCGGAGGCCGCCGAGGATGGTCTGCGCCGCGCCCTGCAGATGGGTGCCGACTCCGGTGTGCTCATCACCGACGACGCCCTGGCTGGCGCGGACGTGCCCACCACGGCTAGCGTGCTCGCCGCCGCCATCGAGCGAATCGGGGGTGTGGACCTGGTGGTAACCGGCATGTCCGCCCTGGACTCCATGACTTCTCTACTGCCCGCCGCCTTGGCTGCCGCCCTGCACCTGCCCGCTCTGACGCTCGCCAACCGCCTAGAGCTGGCTGACGGCGAGGTCACCATCACCCGTACCCTCGGCACCGTTACCGAGACCCTGGCCGCCCCCCTGCCCGCCCTGGTCTCCGTCACTGACCAGGCCAACGAGCCCCGCTATCCGAACTTCGCAGCCATGCGCGCCGCCAAGAAGAAGCCCGTCGAGCAGTGGAACCTGGCCGAACTCGGCCTGAGTGAGCTGGCCCCCGCCGTCGCCGTCGTGGAGGCACAGGCCCGCCCCGCCCGCAAGACCGGCACCATCGTCACCGACTCCGGACAGGCAGGCGCGCAGCTGGCCGCCTGGCTTATCGAGAACCAATTGGTCTGA
- a CDS encoding ABC transporter ATP-binding protein produces MEVQHLTKAYRGRPALADLNLTLPAGRITGLMGANGCGKTTLLKILAGVLADYEGTVRVAGHAPGPKSKAAVSFLPDARFLDPRLTLEQAITQFTRLFADFDAAKARRLAQLFGLPGDRSVKEMSKGMGEKLRIALAMSRRARVYLLDEPISGVDPAARELILDGILQDFDPEALMLISTHLIADVEPIIDSAVFLKEGRLLLAGDADDLRQAHGMGLDALFRKEYR; encoded by the coding sequence ATGGAGGTTCAACACCTCACCAAGGCCTACCGGGGCCGCCCCGCCCTAGCTGACCTGAACCTGACCTTGCCCGCAGGCCGCATCACCGGCCTCATGGGCGCCAACGGCTGCGGCAAGACCACCCTGCTTAAGATCCTCGCCGGCGTGCTCGCCGACTACGAGGGCACGGTGCGTGTGGCCGGGCACGCCCCTGGACCCAAGTCAAAGGCCGCCGTCTCCTTCCTCCCCGACGCCAGATTCCTGGACCCACGGCTGACCCTAGAGCAGGCCATCACCCAGTTCACGCGACTGTTTGCCGACTTCGACGCCGCCAAGGCTCGCCGCCTAGCGCAACTCTTTGGCCTCCCGGGGGACCGCAGCGTCAAGGAGATGAGCAAAGGCATGGGCGAGAAGCTACGCATCGCCCTGGCCATGAGCCGCCGCGCCCGCGTCTACCTCCTAGACGAGCCCATCTCCGGTGTCGACCCCGCCGCCCGCGAGCTAATCCTGGACGGCATCCTCCAGGACTTCGACCCCGAGGCCCTCATGCTCATCTCCACCCACCTCATAGCCGACGTGGAGCCAATCATTGACTCCGCCGTCTTCCTCAAAGAGGGCCGCCTACTGCTCGCGGGCGACGCCGACGACCTGCGCCAGGCCCACGGCATGGGCCTGGACGCCCTGTTCCGAAAGGAGTACCGCTGA
- a CDS encoding DUF1540 domain-containing protein, which yields MDTTTEIKSCAATACAYNHGGCTALAITVSGDTIPTCTTLAPLDARGGLPVAQGKVGACKRLECVHNTDLMCTAAAVQIGADTATCLTYEAR from the coding sequence ATGGACACCACCACTGAGATCAAGTCCTGCGCCGCCACCGCCTGCGCGTACAACCACGGGGGCTGCACCGCCCTGGCGATCACCGTCAGCGGAGACACCATCCCCACCTGCACCACCCTCGCCCCCCTGGACGCCCGTGGTGGCCTGCCCGTCGCCCAGGGCAAGGTTGGCGCCTGCAAGCGCTTGGAGTGTGTACACAACACTGACCTGATGTGCACCGCCGCCGCCGTCCAGATCGGCGCCGACACCGCCACCTGCCTCACCTATGAGGCCCGCTGA
- a CDS encoding anthranilate synthase component II, producing the protein MRVVLLDNRDSFVYNLVDQLALLGAQTEVYRNTLPTEVLLAALEPTAEERDRGERPLLCLSPGPGHPRTSGCLMPLTEAALERGVPTLGICLGFQALVEACGGVIGPVGAVHGRSVRVHVTEAGRHDAALAVLAGGPLDVARYHSLGTRTLPSDLVALAVTRDEDPVGADVVMAARHRYRPAVGLQFHPESLLTPQGPALLRALTVSLTGESSTA; encoded by the coding sequence ATGCGCGTCGTCCTGCTCGATAACCGCGACTCCTTCGTCTACAACCTCGTGGACCAGCTCGCCCTGCTGGGCGCCCAGACCGAGGTCTACCGCAACACCCTGCCCACCGAGGTCCTGCTTGCGGCCCTGGAGCCCACGGCTGAGGAGCGGGACCGTGGTGAGCGCCCCCTCCTGTGCCTGTCCCCCGGCCCCGGCCACCCGCGCACGAGCGGCTGCCTCATGCCCCTGACCGAGGCGGCCCTGGAGCGGGGCGTGCCCACGCTCGGCATCTGTCTGGGCTTCCAGGCGCTCGTCGAGGCCTGTGGGGGCGTCATTGGACCGGTGGGCGCGGTCCACGGGCGCAGCGTGCGCGTGCACGTCACCGAGGCCGGGCGCCACGACGCCGCACTCGCCGTCCTGGCGGGCGGCCCGCTCGACGTCGCCCGCTATCACTCGCTGGGCACGCGCACCCTGCCCTCGGACCTGGTCGCCCTGGCCGTCACCCGCGACGAGGACCCGGTCGGCGCCGACGTCGTCATGGCGGCGCGCCACCGGTATCGCCCCGCCGTCGGCCTGCAGTTCCACCCCGAGTCGCTCCTGACCCCCCAGGGGCCGGCGCTCCTGCGGGCCCTGACCGTCTCACTGACCGGCGAGAGCAGCACCGCCTGA
- a CDS encoding electron transfer flavoprotein subunit alpha/FixB family protein has translation MLDTPILVLVDLADGSELTTASAELLTTARDLTNGGVTALSLAPVTDPTDVAAFGATRLLVADLGERACLAGLAADAVVAAVRQDAPAAMLVTSDYRGKEIAGRAAMLLGSACVSDVAELKAVGGSLQASKLVLSGSWATTMDISATGSVPVLAVRPGTVEPSICVNAATLSAEVLDFQPTAEAAAVRLVSREVSHTSGPELASARTVVVMGRGTDGDLELVRSIAEPLGAAIGATRVSCDEGWIDRSAQVGQTGVSISPRLYLSLGVSGAVHHTSGIQGAGTIVAIDSDSEAPIFELADFGVVGDVAEVVPQLVSELEQRRG, from the coding sequence ATGCTTGACACCCCCATCCTCGTGCTCGTTGACCTCGCGGACGGTTCCGAACTCACCACCGCCAGCGCTGAGCTGCTTACTACTGCCCGCGACCTGACCAACGGCGGCGTCACCGCTTTGTCCCTGGCGCCTGTCACTGACCCCACGGACGTAGCCGCCTTTGGTGCCACCCGCCTGCTGGTCGCGGACCTGGGCGAGCGCGCCTGTCTGGCCGGGCTGGCTGCCGACGCCGTCGTTGCCGCCGTACGCCAGGACGCCCCTGCTGCCATGCTGGTTACCTCCGACTACCGCGGCAAAGAGATCGCCGGGCGGGCCGCCATGTTGCTCGGCTCTGCCTGTGTCTCTGACGTCGCCGAGCTGAAGGCCGTGGGCGGCTCCCTGCAGGCCTCCAAACTGGTCCTCTCCGGCTCCTGGGCCACCACCATGGACATCTCCGCCACTGGCAGCGTGCCGGTCCTCGCTGTGCGTCCCGGCACCGTGGAGCCGTCCATCTGTGTGAACGCTGCCACCCTGAGCGCTGAGGTACTCGACTTCCAACCGACGGCGGAGGCTGCTGCCGTGCGCCTGGTCTCCCGTGAGGTCTCTCACACCTCCGGTCCGGAGCTGGCTAGTGCTCGCACCGTGGTGGTTATGGGCCGTGGCACCGACGGTGACCTGGAGCTTGTGCGCTCTATCGCGGAGCCCTTGGGTGCTGCTATCGGTGCCACCCGCGTGTCTTGCGACGAGGGTTGGATAGACCGTAGCGCCCAGGTGGGGCAGACCGGCGTCTCCATTTCCCCACGCCTGTACCTGTCTTTGGGCGTGTCTGGCGCGGTTCACCACACCAGTGGCATTCAGGGCGCCGGGACCATCGTGGCCATTGACTCCGACTCCGAGGCGCCCATCTTCGAGCTGGCGGACTTTGGTGTGGTTGGGGACGTCGCCGAGGTGGTGCCCCAGCTGGTGTCCGAGTTGGAGCAGCGGCGCGGCTGA
- a CDS encoding GntR family transcriptional regulator — translation MQIADARPIWIQLVDDFRQRIVSGQWPTSSRIPSVRELAAGTGVNPNTVQRALSELDRMGLTSAERTAGRYVTSDAAALDAARRELAAKATDTYITAVSQLGMDLSQAVQALEQRWPTADPTTTGEPS, via the coding sequence ATGCAGATAGCGGACGCTCGCCCGATCTGGATCCAGCTGGTCGATGACTTCCGGCAACGGATCGTCAGCGGCCAGTGGCCGACAAGCAGCCGGATCCCCAGCGTGCGCGAGCTTGCTGCGGGCACCGGCGTCAACCCCAACACGGTCCAACGCGCCCTCAGTGAACTGGACCGCATGGGATTGACCTCCGCTGAACGCACCGCCGGGCGCTACGTCACCTCAGACGCCGCAGCCCTCGACGCCGCCCGCCGCGAGCTTGCTGCCAAGGCCACCGACACCTACATCACCGCCGTCTCCCAGCTCGGCATGGACCTCAGTCAAGCAGTCCAAGCCCTAGAACAACGCTGGCCCACGGCAGACCCCACAACCACAGGAGAACCCTCATGA
- the trpB gene encoding tryptophan synthase subunit beta, with protein sequence MGASTTAVGRPERLPVSQRLIVSGTVLDAIVEARRARLPELRERFGHLRAEDLPRSECSFSAALRRRSGPLASPQPALVLECKAASPSLGTIRADYDPASLARMYRPYAAAVSVLTEPDRFNGSFEDLEAVRAVVDCPVLCKDFIVDEVQVLAARHLGADAILLMLSVVPDDVYRELAHLASSLGMEVLTEVSTVEEMHRAQALGAAVVGINNRDLRTLATDVARTEQMAPLAPAGVVLVGESGVGSADDVRRLAPFVDALLIGSSLSAAADPAALAASFATAIPVPTTREKTMTANPADTGAHPQSALTAVRAAVGTDAAVPAAAAPSATVPPQGTREHDGHHHPRLSAYFGPYGGQYVPELLIPALDELEDAFIEAQADPSFQAELDELLRRFLGRPTPVTELRNLPRQGNARIFLKREDLVHGGAHKGNQVLGQALLAKRMGKTRIIAETGAGQHGTATAMVCALLGLECTVYMGATDVVRQAANVERMELMGATVVPVDSGAGTLKDAVNEALRDWTASFATTHYLLGTAAGPHPFPTIVHEYHRCISTEARAQVLALTGRLPDQVIACVGGGSNAIGMFSEFIADEGVVLIGVEPAGEGLDSGRHGAPVNAGRVGILHGARSYLMRTEEGQVEESFSVSAGLDYPGVGPEHAWLADTGRASYVGVTDDEAIDAFVQLSRWEGIISALESAHALAMALRIARETPPDAPTPHLLVCLSGRGDKDLDQVRLRLGGSFSADGAVGRASRMLEEMGTRTEYLGLTQHVSGDAGEEA encoded by the coding sequence ATGGGAGCCTCAACCACCGCCGTCGGCCGCCCCGAGCGGCTGCCAGTCTCGCAGCGTCTCATCGTCTCCGGCACCGTCCTGGACGCCATCGTCGAGGCGCGCCGCGCCCGCCTGCCCGAGCTGCGCGAGCGCTTCGGCCACCTGCGCGCCGAGGACCTGCCCCGCAGTGAGTGCTCCTTCAGTGCCGCCTTGCGCCGCCGTTCGGGCCCGTTGGCATCCCCGCAGCCGGCCCTGGTGCTGGAGTGCAAGGCCGCCTCGCCGTCCTTGGGCACGATCCGCGCCGACTACGACCCGGCGTCGCTGGCCCGCATGTACCGGCCCTACGCTGCGGCCGTGTCCGTGCTCACCGAGCCGGACCGCTTCAACGGCTCCTTCGAGGACCTGGAGGCCGTGCGCGCCGTCGTCGACTGCCCGGTGCTGTGCAAGGACTTCATCGTCGACGAGGTGCAGGTGCTCGCCGCCCGCCACCTGGGGGCCGACGCGATCCTGCTCATGCTCTCGGTGGTGCCCGACGACGTCTACCGCGAGCTCGCACACCTGGCCTCCTCGCTGGGCATGGAGGTGCTCACGGAGGTCTCGACCGTGGAGGAGATGCACCGGGCCCAGGCGCTGGGCGCCGCCGTCGTCGGGATCAACAACCGTGACCTGCGCACGCTGGCCACGGACGTGGCCCGCACCGAGCAGATGGCGCCGCTGGCCCCGGCCGGGGTGGTCCTCGTGGGCGAGTCCGGGGTGGGCAGTGCCGACGATGTGCGCCGCCTGGCGCCGTTCGTTGACGCCCTGCTCATCGGCTCCTCGCTGTCAGCCGCCGCCGACCCGGCAGCCCTGGCCGCCTCCTTCGCCACCGCTATCCCCGTCCCCACCACCCGGGAGAAGACCATGACTGCCAACCCCGCAGACACGGGCGCCCACCCCCAGAGCGCGCTGACCGCCGTCAGAGCCGCCGTCGGAACCGACGCCGCCGTGCCAGCCGCCGCCGCGCCGTCGGCCACCGTCCCCCCGCAGGGCACGCGTGAACACGACGGGCACCACCATCCCCGCCTGAGCGCGTACTTCGGCCCCTACGGCGGCCAGTACGTGCCCGAGCTGCTCATCCCCGCCCTCGATGAGCTTGAGGACGCCTTCATTGAGGCGCAGGCGGACCCGTCCTTCCAGGCCGAGCTCGATGAGCTCCTGCGCCGCTTCCTGGGCCGCCCCACCCCGGTGACCGAACTGCGCAACCTGCCGCGCCAGGGCAACGCCCGCATCTTCCTCAAGCGTGAGGACCTCGTCCACGGCGGCGCTCACAAGGGCAACCAGGTGCTCGGCCAGGCGCTGCTGGCCAAGCGGATGGGCAAAACTCGCATCATCGCCGAGACGGGCGCCGGCCAGCACGGCACGGCTACCGCGATGGTCTGTGCGCTGCTGGGCCTGGAGTGCACCGTGTACATGGGGGCCACTGACGTCGTGCGCCAGGCCGCCAACGTTGAGCGCATGGAGCTCATGGGGGCCACCGTGGTGCCCGTGGACAGTGGGGCGGGCACCCTCAAGGACGCCGTCAACGAGGCCCTGCGCGACTGGACCGCCTCCTTCGCCACCACCCACTACCTGCTGGGTACGGCTGCGGGCCCCCACCCGTTCCCCACCATCGTGCACGAGTACCACCGGTGTATCTCCACCGAGGCGCGCGCCCAGGTGCTCGCCCTCACCGGGCGCCTGCCCGACCAGGTCATCGCCTGCGTGGGCGGCGGCTCCAATGCCATTGGGATGTTCAGCGAGTTCATCGCGGATGAGGGCGTGGTCCTTATCGGCGTCGAGCCGGCCGGTGAGGGCCTGGACTCGGGGCGTCACGGCGCCCCGGTTAACGCGGGCAGGGTCGGCATCCTGCACGGTGCGCGCTCCTACCTCATGCGCACCGAGGAGGGGCAGGTCGAGGAGTCCTTCAGTGTCTCGGCGGGCCTGGACTACCCGGGGGTCGGCCCTGAGCACGCCTGGCTGGCGGACACCGGGCGCGCCAGCTACGTGGGTGTCACCGACGATGAGGCCATTGACGCCTTCGTCCAGCTCTCCCGCTGGGAGGGCATCATCTCCGCCCTGGAGTCCGCTCACGCTCTGGCCATGGCCCTGCGGATCGCGCGCGAGACCCCGCCCGATGCCCCGACCCCGCACCTGCTCGTGTGCCTGTCCGGCCGCGGGGACAAGGACCTGGACCAGGTCCGTCTGCGCCTGGGCGGTTCCTTCTCCGCCGACGGTGCCGTGGGCCGCGCCTCGCGCATGCTGGAGGAGATGGGCACGCGTACCGAGTACCTGGGACTGACCCAGCACGTGTCCGGTGACGCCGGTGAGGAGGCCTGA
- the trpD gene encoding anthranilate phosphoribosyltransferase, with protein MTTTPAENNAMSTGTDSHHERTQAARSLVRTTVQGQVLSYEDASTVFAALGAGLLSEVETAALLAAMHARGERAEEVAGAAHAFRAAARPFPEVPMPLLDIVGTGGDGVGTINISTGAGITAASMGLAVSKHGNRAVSSKTGAADVISALGLPLELSPEQSAKVLQEVGFTFLFAQAYHPAMRFVAPVRAALRTPTVFNLLGPLINPARLSYQVMGVSDPAMMDMIASTLQRLGRERALVINGLGLDEITVHGATSVREVTPDGVRSFTVTPEELGVPTRHLSEMLGGTPTENAQILRDVFENRGRAGHRDAIAVNTGALLYLAGRVGTLREGTEAALEQLASGQVAEHLERMVAVAATVSGATSGADSGQADGTVA; from the coding sequence ATGACCACCACCCCCGCCGAGAACAACGCCATGAGTACCGGCACGGACAGCCACCACGAGCGCACCCAGGCCGCACGCTCCCTCGTGCGCACCACCGTCCAGGGACAGGTCCTGTCCTACGAGGACGCCTCCACCGTCTTCGCCGCACTGGGCGCGGGCCTGCTGAGCGAGGTCGAGACCGCGGCCCTGCTGGCGGCCATGCACGCCCGCGGCGAGCGCGCCGAGGAGGTCGCCGGCGCCGCCCACGCCTTCAGGGCAGCCGCCCGGCCCTTCCCCGAGGTCCCCATGCCCCTGCTCGACATCGTCGGCACCGGCGGCGACGGGGTGGGCACCATCAACATTTCCACCGGCGCCGGCATCACCGCCGCCTCGATGGGCCTGGCAGTCTCCAAGCACGGCAACCGTGCCGTGTCCTCCAAGACCGGTGCCGCCGACGTCATCAGCGCCCTCGGGCTGCCGCTGGAGCTGAGCCCCGAGCAGTCCGCCAAGGTTCTTCAGGAGGTCGGCTTCACCTTCCTCTTCGCCCAGGCCTACCACCCGGCCATGCGCTTCGTCGCCCCCGTGCGCGCGGCCCTGCGCACCCCGACGGTCTTCAACCTCCTGGGACCGCTCATCAACCCCGCCCGCCTGAGCTACCAGGTCATGGGCGTTTCCGACCCGGCGATGATGGACATGATCGCCTCCACCCTCCAGCGCCTGGGCCGCGAGCGCGCCCTCGTCATCAACGGCCTGGGCCTGGACGAGATCACCGTCCACGGGGCCACGAGCGTGCGCGAGGTGACTCCCGACGGCGTGCGCTCCTTTACGGTCACCCCCGAGGAGCTGGGGGTGCCTACGCGACACCTGTCCGAGATGCTGGGTGGCACGCCCACCGAGAACGCCCAGATCCTGCGCGACGTCTTCGAGAACCGGGGGCGGGCGGGGCACCGTGACGCCATCGCGGTCAACACCGGGGCGCTGCTGTACCTCGCGGGCCGGGTGGGCACGCTGCGCGAGGGCACCGAGGCGGCGCTTGAGCAGCTGGCGAGTGGCCAGGTGGCCGAGCACCTAGAGCGCATGGTCGCCGTCGCCGCCACTGTGTCTGGCGCCACCTCGGGCGCCGACTCTGGCCAGGCGGACGGGACGGTCGCCTGA
- the trpA gene encoding tryptophan synthase subunit alpha, giving the protein MTRYPEMFRRLNEQAEGAFVPFVMLGDPTPELSEAVIEALIEGGADALELGVPFSDPVADGPTIQRAHIRALRAEAGLRTSLEIVRRVRERHPQLPVGLLVYGNVPFAVGLEEFYRLCADSGVDSVLLPDVPVREGEAFSAAAEAAGVDAVYIAPPSASTETLDGVAHRSRGYVYAVSRVGVTGTERASSTVGLAESVARLRADAAAPVMLGFGISTPQQVAEAVAAGADGAISGSAVVRIIESHVPTLLGGDASTRQVAQGALREDLVGFVRAMKAVTRCPEAG; this is encoded by the coding sequence ATGACCCGCTACCCTGAGATGTTCCGTCGTCTGAACGAGCAGGCTGAGGGGGCCTTCGTCCCCTTCGTCATGCTCGGCGACCCCACGCCCGAGCTCAGTGAAGCCGTCATCGAGGCGCTCATTGAGGGCGGTGCCGACGCCCTGGAGCTGGGCGTGCCCTTCTCTGACCCGGTGGCTGACGGCCCGACGATCCAGCGCGCCCACATCAGGGCGCTTCGGGCCGAGGCGGGGCTGCGCACCTCGCTGGAGATCGTGCGCAGGGTGCGTGAGCGCCACCCGCAGCTGCCGGTCGGGCTGCTGGTTTACGGCAACGTGCCCTTCGCCGTCGGGCTGGAGGAGTTCTACCGCCTGTGCGCTGACAGCGGCGTGGACTCGGTGCTGCTGCCGGACGTGCCGGTGCGCGAGGGTGAGGCTTTCTCGGCTGCGGCTGAGGCCGCTGGGGTCGACGCCGTGTACATCGCCCCGCCCTCGGCCTCCACCGAGACCCTTGACGGCGTGGCCCACCGCTCTCGCGGCTATGTCTATGCGGTCTCGCGCGTCGGGGTGACGGGTACCGAGCGGGCCTCGTCGACCGTGGGGCTGGCAGAGTCGGTGGCGCGTCTGCGTGCGGACGCGGCCGCGCCGGTCATGCTCGGCTTCGGTATCTCGACGCCGCAGCAGGTCGCCGAGGCGGTGGCGGCTGGGGCGGACGGGGCGATCTCCGGCTCGGCGGTGGTGAGGATCATCGAGTCTCACGTGCCGACGCTGCTGGGCGGCGATGCCAGCACGCGCCAGGTGGCGCAGGGGGCGCTGCGCGAGGACCTGGTGGGCTTCGTGCGCGCGATGAAGGCGGTGACCCGGTGCCCCGAGGCAGGCTGA
- a CDS encoding anthranilate synthase component 1: protein MTTPTPPPTVLTQQVRYQPDCGRLLEHLVAADLLATTTDPHTGRRRPVDTVLLESVDIATKVSRTTIAVLEASARLTCEGEQVLIEALPQARADGEAALARLRAVLGEHVSSDAEDRLALTIPTADAAHLEESERLRALSTVEPLRVLANVEVDHPHLPLEAGVVAFDYLATVETLPTVAMGANTCPDYLFYDARIILVIDHPTREANLVGASADAEDLVARMEALARAIDSFAPVEPGHDDEPGHAVGTERPVVQAVPTQSDEDFAATVRRLKESISAGDIYQVVPSRGFTMPCPDALAAYHELRRTNPSPYMFYVAAPGFELLGASPESALLHSARTGEVTIRPIAGTRPRGLAPDGSVDHELDTRLELELRTDAKEVAEHVMLVDLARNDVARVSVPSTRLVKDLLRVDRYSRVMHLVSEVSGTLTPGLDALDALRASMTMGTLTGAPKLRAAELIRLTEGVRRGSYGGSVGYLRGDGELDTCIVIRSAFVTAGRALVQAGAGVVAASVPEAEAAETVHKAAAVLQAVAAAQGAALLIGTDTPEEV, encoded by the coding sequence ATGACCACCCCCACCCCACCACCGACGGTGCTCACCCAGCAGGTGCGCTACCAGCCGGACTGCGGGCGCCTCCTGGAGCACCTGGTCGCAGCCGACCTCCTGGCCACGACGACGGACCCCCACACTGGCCGCCGTCGGCCCGTGGACACGGTCCTGCTGGAGTCCGTCGACATCGCCACCAAGGTCTCGCGCACCACCATCGCGGTCCTTGAGGCCTCCGCCCGGCTCACCTGCGAGGGCGAGCAAGTCCTCATCGAGGCTCTGCCGCAAGCGCGAGCCGACGGCGAGGCCGCCCTCGCCCGCCTGCGCGCGGTCCTCGGTGAGCACGTGAGCTCCGACGCCGAGGATCGCCTGGCCCTCACGATCCCGACGGCTGACGCCGCCCACCTGGAGGAGAGCGAGCGCTTGAGGGCCCTCTCAACGGTCGAGCCGCTGCGGGTGCTCGCCAACGTGGAGGTGGACCACCCGCACCTGCCCCTGGAGGCGGGCGTGGTCGCCTTCGACTACCTGGCCACCGTCGAGACGCTGCCGACGGTGGCAATGGGGGCCAACACCTGCCCCGACTACCTCTTCTACGACGCGCGTATCATCCTCGTCATCGACCACCCCACCCGCGAGGCCAACCTCGTGGGAGCCAGCGCGGACGCTGAGGATCTGGTGGCCCGGATGGAGGCGCTGGCCCGGGCCATCGACTCCTTCGCTCCGGTCGAGCCGGGGCACGACGACGAGCCGGGCCACGCCGTCGGCACAGAGCGCCCAGTGGTGCAGGCCGTGCCCACCCAGAGCGACGAGGACTTCGCAGCCACCGTCCGCCGCCTCAAGGAGTCGATCAGCGCCGGGGACATCTACCAGGTGGTGCCCTCCCGGGGCTTCACGATGCCCTGCCCGGACGCGCTGGCCGCCTACCACGAGCTGCGCCGCACCAACCCCAGCCCCTACATGTTCTACGTGGCCGCCCCCGGCTTCGAACTGCTGGGGGCCTCCCCCGAGTCCGCCCTGCTGCACTCGGCACGCACCGGGGAGGTGACCATCCGCCCGATCGCCGGCACCCGCCCGCGCGGCCTGGCTCCAGACGGCTCAGTGGACCACGAACTCGACACGCGCCTGGAGCTGGAGCTGCGCACGGACGCCAAGGAGGTCGCCGAGCACGTCATGCTCGTGGACCTGGCCCGCAACGACGTGGCCCGGGTGAGCGTGCCCAGCACCCGCCTGGTCAAGGACCTGCTGCGCGTGGACCGCTACAGCCGGGTCATGCACCTGGTGAGCGAGGTCAGCGGCACGCTCACCCCGGGGCTCGACGCGCTGGACGCGCTGCGGGCCTCCATGACGATGGGCACGCTCACCGGCGCCCCCAAGCTGCGTGCCGCCGAACTCATCCGCCTGACCGAAGGCGTGCGCCGCGGCTCCTACGGCGGCTCCGTCGGCTACCTGCGCGGCGACGGCGAACTCGACACGTGCATCGTCATCCGCTCGGCCTTCGTCACCGCAGGCCGCGCGCTGGTCCAGGCGGGGGCCGGCGTCGTCGCCGCCTCCGTACCCGAGGCGGAGGCCGCCGAGACGGTCCACAAGGCCGCCGCGGTCCTGCAGGCGGTGGCCGCCGCCCAGGGGGCCGCCCTCCTCATCGGTACTGACACTCCTGAGGAGGTCTGA